The region aaaaaccagGTTCTAGCAAAAGACTCCACAATTAAActgaatttcattaaaaaatacattctaaGCATCATATTACATTTTCGCAAATAATCAGTATTTCAAATATTATTCAAATAATGTCAAATCATGAGATTATGATGTGATTTATTATCTTAAATATGTTTTGCAAAATAAGAAAAGTATTTGAATTATACTTATACCTGCTTAACGAATTTTGTTACATTAGATTTTCAACACAGTTACTCTCAGCCTTTAGGGAAGTATGTTATTTCAAATAAGATCATATTTTAAGTGTATATGTGATAAATCATTTTTATGTTGatcatttttacattttctagTAAAAACTTTAGAACTTTTTGCTAGAAGGTGCTAATGTGGGGGTGTAAGAACCCTGTAGAAAATACACAGCTGTaagtatacatttaaaataagcttcaaaagtatgaaataaataattttagctTTTCTCCATGGCTACATGGAATGAGTGAGTATGCTGAAAAGCAGGTAATGTGGGCCCAATTctctaatttaaaaatgtattattcagtagttgtacaaagaagttataaTTTTATAAGTCACTTAGTACAAAAGATCCTGATCAATGCCAcgtcttccatcattctcctcctttAATTCCCCTGCCATTTGTACCCTCAGCTATGTAGCTCaaattttacataatgtatgttGAATGTTATGCTACATTTGctcattctccctctcttttgaGCTAAAAATATTCATAAGAAAATCAGCAAAGCTACTTATTAATTCACAATAttgttcattaaaaacaaaatgagggaGACTTTTTTGCTGCATTGTTGATTTTGACACGTGTCACTTCAACATTATTCATTTGAGATTAtttgattttagaaaatatgaaatattcaaaataaaaatttaaggttTCCCACATTTTTACTAGCATCAATTAATTGTACACAGGTGTTTGCTTTTGGCATGTTTATATATGAATACAATATTTCTCGCTTGGActccctctatcactctccctcatcttcctctttcccaaaccaatctcagcaACTTCATTGTTTATCTTCACATGTGAACAGAAAGTATGCTAACCATAATACTCTCcaatttccctctcttctcatcAGTACTCAGCTATGAACAGGAAcctttacattcctgtcattcatttctattttaatgcTTTCGAATTTTTCTACAGGGGTTCACAATGGCATGCCACATGCATTTGCAGGATTTTAGTTAAATTGATCCCCTTGGGtttgctcttttcctttccatATTACCACTTCATATCTTAGAGCTCTCAGTGAGctcttactgttttgttttgtttttaagaaatactATTACTTAGTCTTGAATAATATGAACAACACAATTCCTGGAGCCTTGCTACACCtttattgatttaaatttttctttttatcatttaggTTTATTCTTAATGAACTTACATAACTCTGACTTGGACTATCACTTTTCTTACTCTAGTGTATTGATTTCCAATCTTACTAGTATCTAGTACACACTCTATATCAATAGAAACATGCTTATAAATCAATATTGGTAAGTATACATGCAAATGTATATAAATTATGTTTACAAAAATCTaagtataaattatttttaaaaacatattatatgtatacatataacaggtatacagatacatatatatacatctgtacatatacatatatgcatgcatacttataaatatatacatatgtatacacaaacaTTACACATGACCACATCAAGATCACAATTTATCCATAtgcatagaaaaatataaatatataatgactCAATTTTCCTTTGTTATCTTTAACATTCAAGCATCTTAATGCTTCAGTAAATTGCATTTTCATCACAAGTACACTTGAATGTGCTGCcaaattattattgtttcttAAAGGAATGAATAGAGTGCAGAGAGAAAATTGTTTCTTAAATTTAACAATTTGGGGGACTTTAATAGTGCACAACTCAATTCTTCAAATAGCTTCAAGCAATGATGTACATTCCTTTCCTGAATACTGAATTGGTTTTACTATAAGGAAAATCAGATGTTTTCCATTAAAACGTTGGTAAGTACATATCTATaacaaaaatttatattaaaaaaacatattttgaGTCATGTACTTGCTGgcagttcatgcctgtgatcataGTTAttcaagaggattgtggttctcaaccaacccaggcagaaaattctctaagactcttatttccaattaacaacaaaaaaagccagaacgggagctttctcaagtggtagagctgcagCCCTGGACAATAAAGCTAAAGGGTAacacccagctcctgagttcaagccccagtacaggcacaaaagaaaaaaatctacattacataactatattcatatattatataatattacattatataGATATAATTTTAAGCACAATGTTAATTTAGATAACCAATACTTATAATTTGTCCTATTTTGTTCAAACATTTTAAATCACCTAGATTCATACAGTACTTAATATGTTGTAGATTGTCAGTAAATAGTTGTCATCCACAGTTCTTTAGGGAATACAAAGGAAACCATGCCTTGAAGCTCAGTATAGAAACGATTTATTTTTAATCCTGATTATCCACAAGGCTCCATTGCCATTTGCTACAGCCTTACACATCTGGTTCAAATGTGTTTCTTTGGCCCCAGGGTTTTGGCTATTCCCATTCCCAGGCTAAACAAAGGCCTTGCTGTCTTGACAGTGAAATCCTTGGCCTAGGGAACTGTATTCCAGAAGAATCAATGCTCTGCTCTTAGTAAAATCTGTCCACTATTCCAGATAAACACAGAGTGTTACAAGGTAACTGACAGGCCATGAAACAGTGCCATTGACTAGAGTCAAGAGTGTAATTACAATCTGGCTCGGCCCTCTTCATCCATAGTTGTACTTAGGCTCCTGTAGCTTACATCTTCCTTCCACAACTTACCAACATGTTCACCCTTCTTGGATGAGAGCAAAGCTAGAACTCTTCCTCTGTATCCCTAAATCTTCGTAGTTTGGACAAATCAATTATGCTATTCTTAAAAAAGCCACATCATTCTGGAAACCATTATGCTTGGAGCACCCAGGTTCACTTTCCTTTTTGTTAGAAGTTTACTATTCCTTTTTCCTAATCACTGCAGGTattcatttcttccctcttttcatCCTTTTCTGATTTGGGGTCATTGTTATAACTGAGTAGTATTCCACAGGTCTCcacttattattcatttatctgttcaTGATATCTAAGTTGACTCTACACACTGGCTTTTCATTATAAGTCAGCAATGGACATGGAAAGTAGGTATCTCTTTGATCCATCTTAGTTTCTTTAAATAGATTTAATAATGGGTATCATGTTGTAAATCTATGTTTAATTATATTTCCAATGTTTAATTTTTCGAAGATCTACCTGCAGTGCTCATTTCTACAATGGACTACCACCAATGTGTGCAAAGTGTTCCTCTCATCTTCATTAACcattgttatttttataataattgttCTAACAGGTGTTACAATGATATTTCAATAAGGTTTCTATTTGCTTTTCCCTGATGATTAATAATGGAAATTGAgcagggtgcttgtggctcatgcctttaattctagcttctaAAGTGCATGAAATCTGAgagttgaagtttgaagccagggtaggtaggaaagtctatgagactcgtctccactttaaaaaaaaatctagaagtgacactgagactcaagtggtagagtgctagccttgagcaaaaggagcttagggacagcactcaggcccagagttcaagccccaagactggccaaaaaaaaatgtaaaatgtttcttttatataCTTTTGTAGAGATTGGTATATTATCTACAGAAATGTCTATTTATGTCATTTGTCCATTTATAAAGtcacattggtgtgtgtgtgtgtgtgtgtgtgtgtgtgtgtgtgtgtgtgtgtgtgtgttcatccctATTTGATTTTTGGCTTACATGTATTTGTTTTCTCTATCCAGTCTGTCCCTATTTCCTTTGTTATGCAGAAGTTGGATTTGTTTGCTATTGTTGCCATACTTTTGACAATATTAAAAATTCATTGCCACAATCAGTTTTTAAAGTACAGAATTCATTAATTTACCCTTACTTCCTGTCTCCACCACGTTCAATTTCCATGGTTAAACTCATCTAgtcttaaatttaaatatttccctttttcctctgcccttctgcctttaaactttctttcttctccccataGGTTTTGCTAATTTCCTTGCCACTTTATTTCTTActaaggtattttatttttccaaaattttatttattaactagTTGTGCAAAGGGTCAGTTCGTTAATTTTTGAGAACAGTGcttcatcagtgtcacccctttgttTCCCCCAATTTACCCCCTCTTGTCACTACCTTTAGGTTATatggttctttttttaatataatgtccATTGGCTATAATTCCTACATTTGCTCATTGATGTCATGTGGACATTATTCCTTTCGACACATTTTGTGATTGCTACCATTAAGGTTAATCCTAATTGAGAGCCAGTGTACTCAGAATATTTGATAAGATTTTATTTGGGGATACATTTGTGAGGATGGATCTGTATGCAATTGACTGTTGAATCTCTTCAGGTGGAGACATTGGCCTTTTGCTTTGGGCTTGGCATTGGCCTGGACCACACAGCATCAGTTTCCCTTGGCGGACAGCTTTGACTACAGGTCTCCCACACAAAGCCATTTGTTGAACATCTTTGAGTGTCTTCTGCAGTCCCTACCTCCACCTGTAGCCTCCTTTACATCTTTTCCCCCCAGAAATGTTTCAACCTcacttctgaaaaataaaggatTTTCTTAACTTCTCAGCACTACCGAACAAGGTTGGCAAATCCAGTCTAGATCTAGGATACTCAGCATCCATGCTACTCCTGCATTTCCTCTTGCACTCATGGCTgttatctcctttccttcttctaaaCATTGGAgcccatagcgtccatgtttgaatgttctttattttgttgttatcatCTCATTGGTGATCTCATGCTACCTATGGGTTTAAAGATTTTTAGATCATTTCCTCATTATAATGATGTATATGGTCATGGCTCCCAAATTTATTTTCAATCTTCAAACACTCCACTGATTTCCAGGCTGACCTATTCAACTGATATTTAACTCTACCTGAATATAGTTGTTTTCATTCTTCTAAAATATGTGACAAAACAAATCTTTTGGTTTCtccattgtttttttctcttgttggTGTTTCCCATCTCAGTCAGTAGCACTACCTCCATCTGGTGTCTTGAATAGCTCTACTAGGAATTTTGTTTTCTGCTGCTTTCTCCACAGAGTTTTCAATTGCACCCCTCCATAAGCATCATTATCCTATCAAAGCAAGCCTTTTTATCCTGGCACTTGACATAGTATACTGAACCCTCACTCTTCATTAGGTGGCTGCTCCTGGAAAGTCCATTCTGCACACAGAAGTCAGGATTGTCTTTTAGAAGCATAGACCGTCTCTCTGTTGAGAAGTCATTGTCCTTAGACTGCAACCTGTGGTCTTATGGTGATCACTAACATCACAGTCTCTTAACATCACACAATTTTCTCTCAAACTTTGGTCATACTCAACTTAAATTAAGGATCTCAAATGAATAAAAGTCTTTCCAGGGCAGAAGTTATGCCTGGGCTTTTGCCCTGATGAAGCAtgctttgttcatttttgtgtgtgtgtgaaggtatatttattgataatattttaataatatttatccAATCAACTGGACAAATAGGGAAGTGGAGAAAGAAGCATGCTTTCCTGAAATGACAGTTTTTGAGGGAGAGTTCAGGTAAAGAGGAGGCAAGAGATAGCTTCCGGGCCAAGTTAGAGCCAGCATAGTAGGTGGCAGGGAGAGGGCTCTGGAACAGCTTATCAACTGGTGTTGTCAGAGTTCCATGCTGGGGTTAGAAGATGAAAACAAATACTTAATCTGAAATCTCAGGAGGCAAGTGTCAGCATTCGGACTTTTAGAAGGCAAAGGGACCAGCAGGCTGGGAATCTTCAGGGGCAAATGAGACTCTGCATACTCTGTTTTGCTGCTCAGGAATGTGGCCCAGGCCACAGACAGTCTTCatgttctcccttctctccaggggAGACTCTGCTTCCTGCTCAGATGCTATCAATGCATGGGGGTGCACATATGGCACAGGATTATGCTCCTCCTCGCAGACATTGAGCCTCCAGGAGAAGGGCCTTTGATTCAAGGGCCCGGGCCTGGGCAAAAAGGAAGACACCATTCCATTTTTAATGCAGGGCTTGAAGGCAGATGGCGTGGACATAGAGCTGTGTTTCTTGCTCATGGTCTCTGGGATCTCAAACCAGAGTGGCCCATCGAACTTCCTGTTCCCCTTCTTGCATTGGCTGAGCGCTTTCAGCACTGCCTCCCTGGAGGAGGGGTCGAGGGGTTCCCCAGCAGCCACTGGACACCTGGCAGAGTGGGCTCTCTGCCTGGGGACAACCAGTGGACTACTCCTGCGCCCTGGTGGAGCGATCTTGATGATCACCGGGCTGCAAGTACGCACAGGGTTCCTGGAACTCCAAAGCCACCGCTTCATGTAGGTCTTCCAGGCCCTCGAGAGATCCGGCCCAATGGCGACCCCAGGAGAAACCTTGGCAGGAGAGTGCCTCCTTGTCGCAGAGACCATCCTGAGCGGTGTCCCTGTGCCCAATGGCCAGTGGAGCAACGCTTTGGGAACCGGCCCAGTGGAGACCCTGCCATCTTCCTGGACATGCCGGACAGGTTCCTCCACCCAGGCAGGCCGGGGCCTTGGGCGGCTGGGGGTAGGGGGTGTGGGATCTGGCTGGGGAGAGCCCAGGGAGTTGCCCATGAGAGCAAGACTGTGAGGTCAGCCTTGCTAGTTAATAGGGCTCCAGTTTCCAGAAGTCCTTAATGCTTGCACATGCAGAGCGAAGCTCCCCCCAGGCTACAGTGGCCGTTGGCTTCTGCTCACTGGAACCTTCCACTCCCTGCCACGCGCCAGTCCAGTACAAAAAGCCATGCAGGAGACAACGCTGGTGAATATGTGGTACCAGTCACCTGCCATTCAGAGGACACCCAGAGGTTCTCTGAGACACTGTCAATGTGCGCCCctatcactctgtgtgtgtgtgtctatatcttCTCTGGGATACTCACCCTTTCATTCCTATACTCCCATCCATACAACACGTATGAATCAATGATGTCATAGGTGTAATCCATCATCAGTTAATATTGGGACGTTTCCATGGCTCAGAAAGAAACTGTTGTTCCAGTATAGCTCATTCCTGTCTACCTCTGTCTCCCAGTGCTAAACAACCACTACTCTGCCTTCTATCTTTTTATACATGGTTGTTCCAATGAAGTTGTGTGTGATTGGCTCCTTACTTACCCTTTGCCACTTAAGGTTCATGAAGTTCTTCATGTGTTTGAAATTTGTTCCATTGCTAAGAAATGCTGTAtggagttgttttcatttttggacTCCTGTAGTAGCTGTGTTATTTGTGGACAACACTTTATGTGGGTcagaagttttcttttctcttgggtaAAAGCTACCAATAGCAATGCTAAATAATTTGGTAATGATTCCATCTTTCCCAGGGAGGTAATGCTCCAACCAGGAATGTGGCTCTGTTTTCATCTATCTATGACATGTAGGGAGAACATAACAACTTCAGTAGTTCATAAAATTGAGTCATATAGGCTACTGACAGAAGGGCATTTTCTTTCATAATCATAAAATATGAATGTAATTCACTTGGATGCTTTTAAGGAAAAGCAAATAACATTTTTGTTTCAGTAAAGGTAATAACTTATTTTTGTAGGATGGTTGTTAATGTCACCTTTTGCAATTTATCTCATATGGAATTTTTATCACTGGCAATTCTGATTTTGTTAACTCCTGGAATGGGAAGctgttatatgtacatatttataatgtataactgtacaactcaataaagataattttataaaattgagagcaaaaaaagtaaaaacaatgctTGATTGCATATGTTTTTCTAACCAAATCTCTTTGTAGCCAGGAAGGGAAGCCTAGCACTGACATATATGAGTTCCCTAGACAATTACTGTTTGTCATAAATCACATATATCATGCTTATGTCATATTCTGCCTCAAGTGCTTTCTAATAAGTCAGAATAGTAGCTTCTAGAACTCTAATAATCCCTGAGCATCAACGAAAGAGCTCCCTTGAACTTTATAATTGAGATCTGttgttttcttcccctccttcaaGAATGTCATcatcattggggctggggatatagcctagtggcaagagtgcctgcctcggatacaggaggccctaggttcggttccccagcaccacatatacagaaaacggccagaaacggcgctgtggctcaaatggcagagtgctagccttgagcgggaagaagccagggacagtgctcaggccctgagtccaaggcccaggactggccaaaacaaaacaaaaacaacaacaacaacaacaaagaatgtaATCATCACTCTATCTTTCTCTTTGCATTCATTTTCAAAATGCTGCCaccctatttattttattaaagagcATCAGCACATACATTTAGCAGGACATCTATTACATAATTCATTATTTAAGGCAGAATTATAGAAAAATTCATGGTCAAAGTTAACGTTTTAAGACTTCAGAAtaatacatgtttttgtttttgttgaattGTACACTGTGGATCTTATTTTTATCCTAGGTGACTGATGAGATATTTTATCACTGAAATTTAGCCCACAGGCAataaaaacattacaggaaggctTGTTTTCAAGAAAGATTAtgtaaaaatacaaagcaaagttAGAAAATTTACAACATGCAAGGAATGAGAGAGTGAAGAGGGAAGGGTAGAGATTGTATGAAGTCAATACATAAGTTTTTGCACCTGAATCATAAACTCTCTCCATTCTATTGTCAATCTGTCATATGGATTAGGTATTGTTTGAGCTTATCCCCCAACTGTACATCTGTTGAAAAGTGTGTTTAAGGGGAGACCAAAGTGATTAGGGTGGTGGCTTGTGGAAGATGAAAGGTAGGTCTCAGGAAGGAGGCTCGCCATACTTCAGTGAGCTAGGATTCCTAAGGCGGGAAGTGAGC is a window of Perognathus longimembris pacificus isolate PPM17 chromosome 2, ASM2315922v1, whole genome shotgun sequence DNA encoding:
- the Pom121l12 gene encoding POM121-like protein 12 produces the protein MGNSLGSPQPDPTPPTPSRPRPRPAWVEEPVRHVQEDGRVSTGPVPKALLHWPLGTGTPLRMVSATRRHSPAKVSPGVAIGPDLSRAWKTYMKRWLWSSRNPVRTCSPVIIKIAPPGRRSSPLVVPRQRAHSARCPVAAGEPLDPSSREAVLKALSQCKKGNRKFDGPLWFEIPETMSKKHSSMSTPSAFKPCIKNGMVSSFLPRPGPLNQRPFSWRLNVCEEEHNPVPYVHPHALIASEQEAESPLERRENMKTVCGLGHIPEQQNRVCRVSFAPEDSQPAGPFAF